The Xiphophorus maculatus strain JP 163 A chromosome 21, X_maculatus-5.0-male, whole genome shotgun sequence genome window below encodes:
- the arhgef4 gene encoding rho guanine nucleotide exchange factor 4 isoform X6 yields the protein MPAKHRCNWRNGRSCRLISDGSVVYAEGLWDHVTMDVQELGFKAGDTIEVIDATNKEWWWGRIIDSEGWFPASFVRLRVNQDEPMEQLSTHLEESQCGDEDGADLSLLLGPGLPCKEQMRANVINEIMITERDYIKHLKDICEGYIKQCRKRTDMFTEEQIRTIYGNIEEIYRFQRKFLKSLEKEFNKEQPHLSEIGCCFLEHQTEFQIYSEYCNHHPNACNQLSKLMKVNKYVYFFEACRLLQKMIDISLDGFLLTPVQKICKYPLQLAELLKYTNPQHRDYKDVEAALNAMKNVASMINERKRRLENIDKIAQWQSSIEDWEGEDVLVRSSELIFSGEITKLSQPQTKSQQRMFFLFDHQMVYCKKDILRRDILYYKGRMNMDLMEVTDLEDGKEKDFNITVKNALKLCARSGNEVHLLCTKKPEQKQRWLRAFADERKQVQNDCETGFSLTEIQKKQAMLNAFKSHPAGKSKAVTRPYCDFLLHQKHPSLPTALPQQQLFMMAEPKRKTTFWHNIGRLTPFKK from the exons ATGCCAGCAAAACACAGGTGCaactggaggaatggaagatcATGTAGA CTGATCAGTGATGGCAGTGTAGTGTATGCTGAAGGTCTTTGGGACCATGTTACCATGGACGTCCAAGAACTTGGCTTCAAGGCTGGTGATACCATCGAAGTGATTGATGCCACAAACAAGGAGTGGTGGTGGGGCCGCATCATCGACAGTGAGGGCTGGTTTCCTGCTAGCTTTGTACGG CTACGTGTGAACCAGGATGAACCTATGGAGCAACTTTCAACCCATCTGGAGGAATCCCAATGTGGAGATGAGGATGGAGCAGATTTGAGTTTGTTATTAGGCCCCGGGTTACCCTGCAAAGAACAGATGAGAGCCAACGTCATCAATGAGATCATGATCACAGAGCGAGACTACATCAAGCACCTGAAAGACATCTGTGAG GGTTACATCAAACAGTGCCGTAAGAGGACAGACATGTTTACTGAAGAGCAGATTAGAACCATCTATGGAAACATTGAAGAGATATACAGATTTCAGAGAAAGTTCCTGAAGAGCCTGGAGAAAGAATTCAACAAGGAGCAGCCCCATCTTAGTGAGATAGGCTGCTGTTTTCTTGAACAT CAAACAGAGTTCCAGATTTATTCAGAGTATTGTAATCATCACCCCAACGCCTGCAACCAACTCTCCAAGCTGATGAAAGTCAACAAGTATGTGTATTTCTTTGAGGCCTGTCGATTGCTCCAGAAGATGATTGATATTTCTTTAGACGGCTTCCTACTCACTCCAGTGCAGAAGATCTGCAAGTATCCATTACAGCTGGCTGAGCTCCTCAAATACACCAATCCTCAGCACAG GGACTACAAGGATGTGGAGGCAGCCTTAAATGCCATGAAAAATGTCGCCAGCATGATCAATGAGAGGAAACGGCGCCTTGAGAACATTGACAAAATTGCACAGTGGCAGAGTTCCATAGAAGACTGGGAG GGTGAAGATGTTCTGGTCAGAAGCTCTGAACTTATCTTTTCTGGGGAGATAACTAAACTATCCCAGCCACAAACTAAGAGCCAGCAGagaatgttttttctcttcGACCATCAGATGGTTTATTGCAAGAAG gATATTCTTCGCAGGGACATACTGTACTACAAGGGGCGCATGAATATGGATTTAATGGAGGTGACAGATTTGGAAGATGGCaaggaaaaagattttaatattaCCGTAAAGAATGCACTAAAGCTTTGCGCAAGAAGTGGTAATGAAGTCCATCTCCTGTGTACCAAAaaaccagaacagaaacaaCGTTGGCTTCGAGCTTTTGCTGATGAGAGGAAGCAGGTCCAAAATGACTGTGAAACAG gctTCTCTCTTACTGAAATCCAGAAGAAACAAGCTATGCTGAATGCATTCAAAAGCCACCCAGCTGGGAAATCTAAAG CAGTGACCAGGCCATACTGCGACTTCCTCCTTCATCAGAAACATCCATCCTTACCCACTGCTCTGCCCCAGCAGCAGCTCTTCATGATGGCCGAGCCCAAGCGCAAAACCACCTTCTGGCATAACATTGGGAGACTGACGcctttcaagaaataa
- the arhgef4 gene encoding rho guanine nucleotide exchange factor 4 isoform X7 has translation MDVQELGFKAGDTIEVIDATNKEWWWGRIIDSEGWFPASFVRLRVNQDEPMEQLSTHLEESQCGDEDGADLSLLLGPGLPCKEQMRANVINEIMITERDYIKHLKDICEGYIKQCRKRTDMFTEEQIRTIYGNIEEIYRFQRKFLKSLEKEFNKEQPHLSEIGCCFLEHQTEFQIYSEYCNHHPNACNQLSKLMKVNKYVYFFEACRLLQKMIDISLDGFLLTPVQKICKYPLQLAELLKYTNPQHRDYKDVEAALNAMKNVASMINERKRRLENIDKIAQWQSSIEDWEGEDVLVRSSELIFSGEITKLSQPQTKSQQRMFFLFDHQMVYCKKDILRRDILYYKGRMNMDLMEVTDLEDGKEKDFNITVKNALKLCARSGNEVHLLCTKKPEQKQRWLRAFADERKQVQNDCETGFSLTEIQKKQAMLNAFKSHPAGKSKAVTRPYCDFLLHQKHPSLPTALPQQQLFMMAEPKRKTTFWHNIGRLTPFKK, from the exons ATGGACGTCCAAGAACTTGGCTTCAAGGCTGGTGATACCATCGAAGTGATTGATGCCACAAACAAGGAGTGGTGGTGGGGCCGCATCATCGACAGTGAGGGCTGGTTTCCTGCTAGCTTTGTACGG CTACGTGTGAACCAGGATGAACCTATGGAGCAACTTTCAACCCATCTGGAGGAATCCCAATGTGGAGATGAGGATGGAGCAGATTTGAGTTTGTTATTAGGCCCCGGGTTACCCTGCAAAGAACAGATGAGAGCCAACGTCATCAATGAGATCATGATCACAGAGCGAGACTACATCAAGCACCTGAAAGACATCTGTGAG GGTTACATCAAACAGTGCCGTAAGAGGACAGACATGTTTACTGAAGAGCAGATTAGAACCATCTATGGAAACATTGAAGAGATATACAGATTTCAGAGAAAGTTCCTGAAGAGCCTGGAGAAAGAATTCAACAAGGAGCAGCCCCATCTTAGTGAGATAGGCTGCTGTTTTCTTGAACAT CAAACAGAGTTCCAGATTTATTCAGAGTATTGTAATCATCACCCCAACGCCTGCAACCAACTCTCCAAGCTGATGAAAGTCAACAAGTATGTGTATTTCTTTGAGGCCTGTCGATTGCTCCAGAAGATGATTGATATTTCTTTAGACGGCTTCCTACTCACTCCAGTGCAGAAGATCTGCAAGTATCCATTACAGCTGGCTGAGCTCCTCAAATACACCAATCCTCAGCACAG GGACTACAAGGATGTGGAGGCAGCCTTAAATGCCATGAAAAATGTCGCCAGCATGATCAATGAGAGGAAACGGCGCCTTGAGAACATTGACAAAATTGCACAGTGGCAGAGTTCCATAGAAGACTGGGAG GGTGAAGATGTTCTGGTCAGAAGCTCTGAACTTATCTTTTCTGGGGAGATAACTAAACTATCCCAGCCACAAACTAAGAGCCAGCAGagaatgttttttctcttcGACCATCAGATGGTTTATTGCAAGAAG gATATTCTTCGCAGGGACATACTGTACTACAAGGGGCGCATGAATATGGATTTAATGGAGGTGACAGATTTGGAAGATGGCaaggaaaaagattttaatattaCCGTAAAGAATGCACTAAAGCTTTGCGCAAGAAGTGGTAATGAAGTCCATCTCCTGTGTACCAAAaaaccagaacagaaacaaCGTTGGCTTCGAGCTTTTGCTGATGAGAGGAAGCAGGTCCAAAATGACTGTGAAACAG gctTCTCTCTTACTGAAATCCAGAAGAAACAAGCTATGCTGAATGCATTCAAAAGCCACCCAGCTGGGAAATCTAAAG CAGTGACCAGGCCATACTGCGACTTCCTCCTTCATCAGAAACATCCATCCTTACCCACTGCTCTGCCCCAGCAGCAGCTCTTCATGATGGCCGAGCCCAAGCGCAAAACCACCTTCTGGCATAACATTGGGAGACTGACGcctttcaagaaataa